In one window of Duganella dendranthematis DNA:
- the fdhD gene encoding formate dehydrogenase accessory sulfurtransferase FdhD, with product MKLDLESNKTGFQARPVLRHRGSDATRTTDSVIEEVPVALVFNGISHAVMMVTPRDLQPFAMGFALTEGLVAKAADIFDIEVHEHARSFEIDITIASQEFVQLKQQRRSMAGRSGCGVCGIESLELLDLQPERIDAAPLHAEGALQPAIATAASQLGQYQELMRATGGVHAAAWCDAQGNVLRVCEDVGRHNALDKLIGHLALDGVDMRRGFVFMSSRASYELVRKAARMNIPMLATISAPSTLAIDIAAEAGIKLVSFCRQDNCVEYT from the coding sequence ATGAAGTTGGATCTGGAGTCGAACAAAACGGGTTTTCAGGCGCGTCCGGTGCTGCGGCATCGCGGCAGCGACGCTACCCGCACGACCGACAGCGTCATCGAGGAAGTCCCGGTGGCGCTGGTGTTCAATGGCATCTCGCATGCCGTCATGATGGTCACCCCGCGTGACCTCCAGCCGTTCGCCATGGGCTTCGCCCTGACCGAAGGACTGGTCGCCAAAGCCGCTGATATTTTCGACATCGAAGTGCACGAGCATGCACGCAGCTTCGAGATCGACATCACCATCGCCAGCCAGGAATTTGTCCAGCTCAAGCAGCAGCGCCGCTCGATGGCGGGCCGCAGCGGTTGCGGCGTGTGCGGCATCGAAAGCCTGGAACTGCTGGACCTGCAACCTGAACGTATCGACGCCGCGCCGCTGCATGCGGAGGGCGCGCTGCAACCGGCGATTGCCACCGCCGCCTCGCAACTGGGCCAGTATCAGGAACTGATGCGGGCCACCGGCGGCGTGCACGCGGCGGCGTGGTGCGATGCGCAGGGCAATGTGCTGCGCGTATGCGAAGACGTCGGCCGCCACAACGCGCTGGATAAGCTGATTGGCCATCTGGCGCTGGACGGCGTGGACATGCGGCGCGGCTTCGTGTTCATGTCCAGCCGCGCCAGTTATGAACTGGTGCGCAAGGCGGCGCGCATGAATATCCCGATGCTGGCCACCATCTCCGCACCAAGCACGCTGGCGATCGACATCGCCGCTGAAGCGGGCATCAAGCTGGTGAGCTTCTGCCGCCAGGACAACTGCGTCGAATACACCTAG
- a CDS encoding nuclear transport factor 2 family protein: MTRPPLPPFTLETAAQKVRAAEDGWNTRNPEKVSLAYTEDCFWRNRGEFVTGRAAIVGLLQRKWTRELEYRLIKELWAHDGNRIAVRFAYEYHDDSGQWYRAYGNENWEFAADGLMQRRLASINEHPIAAADRKFHWDINGPRPADHPGLSDFGF; the protein is encoded by the coding sequence ATGACTCGTCCGCCACTGCCACCGTTCACGCTGGAAACCGCCGCCCAGAAAGTCCGCGCCGCCGAAGACGGCTGGAATACCCGCAATCCCGAAAAGGTCTCGCTGGCCTACACGGAAGACTGCTTCTGGCGCAACCGCGGCGAATTCGTCACTGGCCGCGCCGCCATCGTCGGCCTGCTGCAACGCAAGTGGACGCGCGAACTGGAATACCGCCTGATCAAGGAATTGTGGGCGCATGACGGCAACCGTATTGCGGTTCGCTTCGCCTACGAATACCATGACGATTCGGGTCAGTGGTATCGCGCCTATGGCAACGAAAACTGGGAATTTGCCGCAGACGGCTTGATGCAGCGCCGCCTGGCCAGCATCAACGAGCATCCGATTGCCGCTGCCGACCGCAAATTCCACTGGGATATCAACGGCCCGCGTCCGGCGGACCACCCAGGCCTGAGCGATTTTGGATTTTAA
- a CDS encoding TonB-dependent receptor — MHSSHLLLVIAALPMVAHAQQDDPAPPTVTVTAQKQAVIKKIDKTVYDVANQPKAANGSAQDVLQATRELSVSADGKISVKGNPQVTVLVNGKPTAITSGAGEDRALALQTMSGADIASVEVITNPSAAYNANGGAIVNIVLKRNRKPGAHTQLRGSASNQGLWNAGVDGDFTRGALSVHGSVALRHDGTQKIRESAVEWNHPVSGASGQRGQTRQASAVFVHRVVESAALAADYALSKTDNLSLSAQRNTRRSRPLFDVLNEGDATYHRISNGPNQQSDNSASLSYSRQDSGTALKAMLQHSDTLGLIDKSYRDVFIAPALATDYSRATTRSARRLTQATLDWSRASERGQWGAGVDLQDKVDDLSNYQAAIDPATGAETPDLNTTNAYKVKTTLAAAYLTDLIRHEKWEALLGARAESMALRVGPAAQTEHWRAINPSLHLRYAYSDKTDLTFSYRRSLQAPSALDLNPYTTYIDAQNLSRGNPHLQPQRLTSWEIGVNAEASQLSSSLSAFYRSSQDTVVDARSFADNVLITSRQNGGRAQSTGITGSLDWKPDGQLKLGADGGVYYVMLDTPDLAAMVRKNDVSGYVNVRAAYADLSLDAHMQSAGITPLGRYGATSSVNLVWKHAIDKTLSLTVNANDIFDGSKRTYSTDASTFRQRGFDHFVARRMYVGFVKKY, encoded by the coding sequence ATGCACTCTTCTCACCTCCTACTCGTCATCGCTGCGCTGCCCATGGTGGCGCACGCGCAGCAGGACGACCCCGCGCCGCCAACCGTGACGGTGACCGCGCAAAAACAAGCGGTCATCAAAAAGATCGACAAGACGGTCTACGATGTAGCCAATCAACCGAAGGCCGCCAACGGCAGCGCGCAGGACGTGTTGCAGGCCACGCGGGAACTGTCGGTGTCCGCTGATGGCAAAATTTCGGTCAAGGGCAACCCGCAAGTGACGGTGCTGGTCAACGGCAAACCAACCGCCATCACCTCCGGCGCCGGCGAGGACCGGGCGCTGGCGTTGCAGACCATGAGCGGCGCGGACATCGCTAGCGTGGAAGTGATCACCAATCCGTCCGCCGCCTACAACGCCAATGGCGGCGCCATCGTCAACATCGTCTTGAAGCGGAACCGCAAGCCCGGCGCCCACACTCAGCTGCGCGGCAGCGCCAGCAACCAGGGCTTGTGGAATGCCGGCGTGGATGGCGACTTCACCCGCGGTGCTTTGAGCGTGCATGGCAGCGTGGCGTTGCGCCATGACGGCACGCAGAAAATCCGCGAGTCCGCCGTCGAGTGGAATCACCCGGTCAGCGGCGCAAGCGGCCAACGCGGGCAAACCCGGCAAGCATCGGCGGTGTTCGTCCACCGCGTGGTGGAAAGCGCAGCGCTGGCCGCCGATTACGCGTTGAGCAAGACGGATAATCTCAGCCTGTCGGCACAGCGCAACACGCGCCGTTCGCGCCCGCTGTTCGATGTGCTCAACGAGGGCGACGCCACCTATCACCGCATCTCCAATGGCCCGAACCAGCAGTCCGACAACAGCGCCAGCCTGAGTTACAGCCGCCAGGACAGCGGCACGGCGCTGAAAGCCATGCTTCAGCACAGCGACACCTTGGGCCTGATCGACAAATCGTATCGCGACGTCTTCATCGCACCAGCACTGGCGACCGACTACAGCCGCGCCACCACCCGCTCGGCGCGGCGTCTCACGCAGGCCACGCTGGACTGGAGCCGTGCGTCGGAACGCGGCCAATGGGGTGCTGGCGTAGACCTGCAAGACAAGGTGGACGACCTGTCTAACTACCAGGCCGCCATCGATCCCGCCACCGGTGCGGAAACGCCCGACCTGAATACCACCAACGCCTACAAGGTGAAAACCACGCTGGCCGCTGCCTATCTGACGGACCTGATTCGGCACGAAAAATGGGAAGCGCTGCTAGGTGCCCGCGCCGAAAGCATGGCGCTGCGCGTCGGCCCGGCCGCGCAAACGGAGCACTGGCGCGCCATCAACCCTAGCCTGCACCTGCGCTACGCCTACAGCGACAAGACCGACCTGACGTTCAGCTATCGCCGCAGCCTGCAAGCACCCAGCGCGCTCGATCTGAATCCCTACACCACCTACATCGACGCGCAGAATCTCAGTCGTGGCAACCCACACCTCCAGCCGCAGCGCCTGACGTCATGGGAGATCGGCGTCAATGCGGAAGCGTCGCAGCTAAGCAGCAGCCTGAGTGCCTTCTACCGCAGCAGCCAGGACACGGTGGTCGATGCCCGCAGCTTTGCCGACAACGTGCTGATCACGTCCCGCCAGAACGGCGGCCGCGCGCAATCCACCGGCATCACCGGATCGCTCGACTGGAAGCCGGACGGGCAACTGAAGCTAGGCGCGGACGGCGGCGTGTACTACGTGATGCTGGATACGCCGGATCTCGCAGCCATGGTGCGCAAGAACGACGTCTCTGGGTATGTGAATGTGCGGGCGGCCTACGCCGACCTGTCGCTCGATGCACACATGCAGTCGGCCGGCATTACGCCGCTAGGCCGCTACGGCGCGACCAGCAGCGTCAATCTGGTATGGAAGCATGCGATCGACAAAACGCTCAGCCTGACCGTCAACGCCAACGATATCTTCGACGGCAGCAAGCGCACTTACAGCACCGACGCCAGCACCTTCCGCCAGCGCGGCTTCGACCACTTCGTTGCGCGGCGCATGTATGTGGGATTCGTCAAAAAATACTAG
- a CDS encoding GNAT family N-acetyltransferase → MQTSIIQADVRASSGKLLLSMASTPELREVQRLRYKVFIETMGLTALVRADGLDSDEFDEHCDHLIVRDADTLMVVGTYRLLSANRARKLGRLYSEGEFDLGRLNNIRGRIVEAGRACIHPDYRGGSVIMLLWSGLAEYMRRENAEFLVGCASISLADGGHNAVAVYQQLTAKSLAPIEYRVTPHLPFPFSKLEASQKPQVPPLLKGYMRSGAWICGEPAWDPDFESADLFLLMPLANLDSRYARHYGVADAQPLAA, encoded by the coding sequence ATGCAAACCTCGATCATACAAGCGGACGTTCGAGCATCGTCCGGTAAACTGCTACTCAGTATGGCAAGCACGCCGGAACTGCGTGAAGTCCAGCGCCTGCGCTACAAAGTGTTCATCGAAACGATGGGCCTGACCGCCTTGGTGCGCGCCGACGGCCTGGATAGCGACGAATTCGACGAACACTGCGACCACCTGATCGTGCGCGACGCCGATACCCTGATGGTGGTTGGCACCTATCGCCTGCTAAGCGCCAACCGCGCCCGCAAACTGGGCCGCCTGTACTCCGAGGGCGAGTTTGACCTGGGACGCCTGAACAACATCCGCGGCCGCATCGTGGAAGCGGGCCGCGCCTGCATCCACCCGGATTACCGTGGCGGCAGCGTGATCATGCTGCTGTGGTCCGGCCTGGCCGAGTACATGCGCCGTGAAAACGCCGAATTCCTGGTCGGCTGCGCCAGCATCTCGCTGGCCGATGGCGGCCACAATGCGGTCGCCGTGTACCAGCAACTGACGGCCAAGAGCCTGGCGCCGATCGAATACCGCGTCACGCCGCATCTGCCATTCCCATTCTCCAAGCTGGAAGCTTCGCAAAAGCCGCAAGTGCCGCCGCTGTTGAAAGGCTATATGCGCTCGGGCGCGTGGATTTGCGGCGAACCGGCCTGGGATCCTGATTTCGAAAGCGCCGACCTGTTCCTGCTGATGCCTCTGGCGAACCTGGATTCGCGCTACGCCCGCCATTATGGCGTAGCCGACGCCCAACCTTTGGCAGCCTGA
- a CDS encoding response regulator → MNSIHRATVLIVDDTPDNLMLLSNLLKDKYATKVATNGATALQIVASSKVDLILLDIMMPEMDGIETCRRLKANPAGALIPVLFLTAKSLQEDEALGRSVGAVDFLRKPVNPDLLFARVAAHLK, encoded by the coding sequence ATGAATTCCATTCATCGTGCGACGGTGCTGATTGTGGACGACACGCCCGACAATCTCATGTTGCTGTCCAATCTGTTGAAGGACAAGTACGCCACCAAGGTCGCCACCAACGGTGCGACCGCCCTGCAGATTGTGGCTTCCTCCAAAGTAGACCTTATCCTGCTTGATATTATGATGCCGGAGATGGATGGCATCGAGACCTGCCGTCGGCTGAAAGCAAATCCGGCCGGTGCATTAATTCCTGTCTTGTTCCTGACCGCCAAGAGCTTGCAGGAAGACGAAGCGCTCGGTCGCAGCGTGGGGGCGGTAGACTTCCTGCGCAAGCCAGTGAATCCTGATTTGCTATTCGCGCGTGTGGCGGCGCATCTGAAATGA
- a CDS encoding ATP-binding protein, translating into MALSTAIYTTYVMQALRSEAEQNLHERAERLAAVLSQALARPLFDINSAAVNSVVDASGATPEVLVLRVLAPGGAELASYVSPLKEPVASIRVHRDIRFSDLRHSYPVGAIELVYSRQQMDSDLQRQMFNTVAANLLLAVAIVLSIFIVGRRAARPFADIRTGLEKLTRGETDIKLSGIDREDQVGRLSDAVLRFRDTLTRLRDAERELRDFNAELEQRIGARTAELSHSMQQARDSQAKLQTIVDTALDAVVRMDLEGRIVGWNRQAEIIFGWSRDEALGLELDKTIMPPRFRYEHRRGMQRYMRGTSSGVMNTRIEVYALRRSGEEFPIELAITQVKTEERNSYEFCAFIRDISERREREQKLVTANVMAEAANIAKSEFLANMSHEIRTPMSAVIGMAYLALRTELTPRQHDYVSKIHRAALTLLGIINDILDFSKIEAGRLEVEAIPFALEEVLANVHSVTAQRAADKQLTYEMVVAPGVPRYLVGDSLRLGQVLINLVNNAAKFTREGGLELRCELQGGEADGKVVLRFSVRDTGIGMTPQQKSRLFRAFSQANGSTTRQYGGTGLGLSISQQLVRLMGGNIDVRSEVDQGSTFQFDLPFALSDAASLSVQAAVHHGVNRDVTPGAPPQRKARVLLAEDSPDNQDVTRELLELQGLAVEVVADGREAVDRLMAADPRTFDLVLMDLGMPLMDGHEATRLLRADARFSELPIIAVTSHAVASVQARCLEEGMQDYISKPIDPQRLYRVLSRWLGMPMKAVPPLPPSPLPDAADGPAAARKALEELSALVAEFSGDSADYFARCRSMLATVLSPQLMARLDHHMAQYDFEAAGKLLVDAINNGEAT; encoded by the coding sequence GTGGCGCTGTCCACCGCCATCTACACCACCTATGTGATGCAAGCCTTGCGCAGCGAGGCCGAACAGAATCTGCACGAACGCGCCGAGCGGCTGGCGGCGGTGCTGTCGCAGGCGCTGGCGCGGCCGCTGTTCGACATCAACAGCGCCGCCGTCAACAGCGTGGTGGACGCCTCCGGCGCGACGCCGGAAGTGCTGGTGCTGCGCGTGCTGGCGCCGGGCGGCGCGGAACTGGCCAGCTATGTCTCGCCGCTGAAGGAGCCGGTGGCCTCGATCCGCGTGCATCGCGACATCCGCTTCAGCGACCTGCGGCACAGCTATCCGGTCGGCGCGATTGAACTGGTGTACTCGCGCCAGCAGATGGACAGCGACTTGCAGCGGCAGATGTTTAACACGGTGGCGGCCAACCTGCTGCTGGCGGTGGCGATCGTGCTGTCGATCTTCATCGTCGGCCGGCGCGCGGCGCGGCCGTTCGCCGACATCCGCACCGGCCTGGAAAAGCTGACGCGCGGCGAGACCGACATCAAGCTGTCCGGCATCGACCGCGAGGACCAGGTGGGCCGCCTGTCGGACGCCGTGCTGCGCTTCCGCGATACGCTGACGCGGCTGCGCGACGCCGAGCGCGAACTGCGCGACTTCAACGCGGAGCTGGAACAGCGCATCGGCGCCCGCACGGCCGAACTGTCGCACAGCATGCAGCAGGCGCGCGACAGTCAGGCCAAGTTGCAGACCATCGTCGACACCGCACTGGACGCAGTGGTGCGGATGGACCTGGAAGGCCGCATCGTCGGCTGGAACCGGCAGGCGGAGATCATCTTCGGCTGGTCGCGCGACGAGGCGCTGGGCCTGGAACTGGACAAGACCATCATGCCGCCGCGCTTCCGCTATGAGCACCGGCGCGGCATGCAGCGCTATATGCGCGGCACCAGCAGCGGTGTAATGAACACCCGCATCGAGGTGTACGCTTTGCGCCGCAGCGGCGAGGAATTCCCGATCGAGCTGGCGATCACGCAGGTCAAGACGGAGGAGCGCAACAGCTATGAATTCTGCGCCTTCATCCGCGACATCAGCGAACGGCGCGAGCGCGAACAAAAACTGGTGACGGCCAACGTGATGGCGGAAGCGGCGAATATCGCCAAGTCCGAATTCCTGGCCAATATGAGCCACGAGATCCGCACGCCGATGAGCGCCGTGATCGGCATGGCCTACCTGGCGCTGCGCACCGAACTGACGCCGCGCCAGCACGACTACGTCAGCAAGATCCACCGCGCGGCGCTGACGCTACTGGGCATCATCAACGACATCCTCGACTTCTCCAAGATCGAGGCCGGGCGGCTGGAAGTGGAGGCGATTCCGTTCGCGTTGGAAGAAGTGCTGGCGAATGTGCACAGCGTCACGGCGCAGCGCGCGGCCGACAAGCAACTGACCTATGAAATGGTGGTTGCGCCGGGCGTGCCGCGCTATCTGGTGGGAGATTCGCTGCGCCTCGGGCAGGTGCTGATTAACCTGGTGAACAACGCCGCCAAGTTCACGCGGGAGGGCGGGCTGGAACTGCGCTGCGAATTGCAGGGCGGGGAAGCCGACGGCAAGGTGGTGCTGCGCTTTAGCGTGCGCGACACCGGCATCGGCATGACGCCGCAGCAGAAATCGCGGCTGTTCCGCGCCTTCAGTCAGGCCAATGGCTCGACCACGCGGCAGTACGGTGGCACCGGGCTTGGGCTGTCGATTTCGCAGCAACTGGTGCGGCTGATGGGCGGGAATATCGACGTGCGCAGCGAGGTCGATCAAGGCTCGACCTTCCAGTTTGATTTGCCGTTTGCGCTGTCCGACGCGGCGTCGTTGTCGGTGCAGGCAGCCGTGCACCACGGCGTGAACCGGGACGTCACGCCGGGCGCGCCGCCACAGCGCAAGGCGCGCGTGCTGCTGGCCGAGGATAGCCCGGACAACCAGGATGTCACGCGCGAGCTGCTGGAGCTGCAAGGGCTGGCAGTGGAGGTGGTGGCCGATGGCCGCGAGGCGGTCGACCGGCTGATGGCTGCCGATCCGCGCACCTTCGATCTGGTGCTGATGGACCTCGGCATGCCGCTGATGGACGGCCACGAAGCCACCCGCCTGCTGCGCGCCGATGCCCGCTTCAGCGAATTGCCGATCATCGCCGTGACCTCGCATGCGGTGGCCAGCGTGCAGGCGCGCTGCCTGGAAGAGGGCATGCAGGATTACATCAGCAAACCGATCGATCCGCAGCGCCTGTACCGCGTTTTGTCACGCTGGCTGGGAATGCCGATGAAGGCGGTGCCGCCGCTGCCGCCATCGCCGCTGCCAGATGCCGCAGATGGTCCGGCGGCTGCGCGCAAGGCGCTGGAGGAGCTTTCTGCGCTGGTGGCGGAGTTTAGCGGCGATAGCGCGGACTATTTTGCGCGCTGCCGTTCGATGCTGGCAACGGTGCTGTCGCCGCAGTTGATGGCGCGGCTGGACCATCATATGGCGCAGTATGACTTTGAGGCCGCTGGCAAGTTGCTAGTCGACGCCATCAACAATGGGGAGGCAACATGA
- a CDS encoding FdhF/YdeP family oxidoreductase, whose protein sequence is MNKKPEGHITPYTHPAAGWGALKQVAINLVRERVAGGNYKTLLKQNQPDGFDCPGCAWPDREHASTFEFCENGVKAVAAEATSKRVYPEFFARHTVTELLLQSDYELEQHGRLTDPMVYDAISDKYKIIGWDDAFALMARHLNALPDPNQATFYTSGRTGNEAAFLFQLMVRMYGTNNFPDCSNMCHEPTSRGLPGTVGIGKGTVTLEDFEHADTLLIFGQNPATNHPRMMGELRDCARRGATIVSINPLRERGLERFTSPAHALEMLTGSSTTISTVFIQPKLAGDFALIKAIAKRLVERDDEVLATGAASLLDREFIARHTSGYEAFEQDLRAESWDLLLAESGVPRAQIEQLTDIYIKGKNVISTWGMGLTQHKNALKAIQMLSNLMMMRGQIGRLGAGLCPVRGHSNVQGDRTMGIEEKPTKAFLDRLQKVFNFEPPREHGLDTVESIQAMLDGDVKVFIAMGGNFAMATPDTPLTFEALRKCELTVHVATKLNRSHLVMGKQALILPTLGRTEVDLQNGVAQGVTVEDSMSMVHISYGINKPASANLLSETAIVARLAHATLGSDKVDWLGLGADYARIRELIEQVFDDFHDFNARVAHQGGFHLRVASREREWRTASGRAQFVPHAVDTDTPIHRARTLHGERLMVLMTARSHDQYNTTIYGMDDRYRGVYGLRRVVFINKDDLAMLGLKNGEYVDMVSAWDDNVTRRAERFLLVEYDIPRGCLGAYFPETNGLVPLHSTADGAGTPTSKSIPVLLERSAHEG, encoded by the coding sequence ATGAACAAAAAGCCCGAAGGCCACATCACACCTTACACGCACCCGGCGGCCGGCTGGGGGGCCTTGAAACAGGTGGCGATCAACCTGGTGCGCGAACGCGTCGCCGGCGGCAATTACAAGACCCTGCTCAAGCAAAACCAGCCGGACGGTTTCGACTGCCCCGGCTGCGCCTGGCCGGACCGCGAACACGCGTCCACCTTTGAATTCTGCGAGAACGGCGTCAAGGCAGTGGCGGCGGAAGCCACCAGCAAGCGCGTCTACCCGGAGTTCTTCGCCCGCCACACGGTGACCGAACTGCTGCTGCAGTCGGATTATGAACTGGAACAGCATGGCCGCCTGACCGATCCCATGGTCTACGACGCCATCAGCGACAAATACAAGATTATCGGCTGGGACGACGCCTTCGCCTTGATGGCGCGCCACCTGAACGCCCTGCCCGACCCCAACCAGGCCACCTTCTACACCTCCGGCCGCACAGGTAACGAGGCGGCCTTTTTGTTCCAGCTGATGGTGCGCATGTACGGCACCAATAACTTCCCGGACTGCTCGAACATGTGCCACGAGCCGACCAGTCGCGGTTTGCCGGGCACGGTCGGCATCGGCAAGGGCACCGTCACGCTGGAAGACTTCGAGCATGCCGACACGCTGCTGATCTTCGGCCAGAATCCGGCCACCAACCACCCGCGCATGATGGGCGAACTGCGCGATTGCGCGCGGCGTGGCGCCACCATCGTCTCGATCAACCCGCTGCGCGAGCGCGGCCTGGAACGCTTCACCAGCCCGGCGCACGCGCTGGAAATGCTGACCGGCTCCAGCACCACCATCAGCACCGTCTTCATCCAGCCCAAGCTGGCCGGCGACTTCGCGCTGATCAAGGCCATCGCCAAGCGGCTGGTGGAACGCGACGACGAGGTGCTGGCAACCGGCGCAGCCAGCCTGCTGGACCGCGAATTCATCGCTCGCCACACCAGCGGCTACGAGGCCTTCGAGCAGGATCTGCGCGCCGAAAGCTGGGACTTGCTGCTGGCCGAATCGGGCGTGCCGCGCGCGCAGATCGAGCAGCTGACCGACATCTACATCAAGGGCAAAAACGTCATAAGCACCTGGGGCATGGGCCTGACCCAGCACAAGAACGCGCTGAAGGCGATTCAGATGCTGTCCAACCTGATGATGATGCGCGGGCAGATCGGCCGCCTCGGCGCCGGCCTGTGCCCCGTGCGCGGCCACTCCAATGTGCAGGGCGACCGCACCATGGGCATCGAGGAAAAGCCGACCAAGGCCTTCCTCGACCGCCTGCAAAAAGTCTTCAACTTCGAGCCGCCGCGCGAACACGGTCTCGATACTGTGGAGAGCATCCAGGCCATGCTGGATGGCGACGTCAAAGTCTTCATCGCCATGGGAGGCAATTTTGCCATGGCCACGCCGGACACGCCCCTTACTTTCGAGGCGTTGCGCAAGTGCGAGCTGACGGTGCACGTGGCCACCAAGCTGAATCGCAGCCATCTGGTGATGGGCAAGCAAGCGCTGATCCTGCCGACGCTGGGCCGCACCGAGGTCGACCTGCAGAACGGCGTGGCGCAAGGCGTGACGGTGGAAGACTCAATGAGCATGGTGCACATTTCGTATGGCATCAACAAGCCGGCGTCGGCCAATCTGCTGTCGGAAACCGCCATCGTCGCCCGCCTGGCGCACGCCACGCTGGGCAGCGACAAAGTCGACTGGCTGGGACTCGGCGCCGACTACGCCCGCATCCGCGAGTTGATCGAGCAGGTGTTCGACGACTTCCACGACTTCAATGCGCGCGTGGCGCACCAGGGCGGCTTCCACCTGCGGGTGGCATCGCGCGAACGCGAATGGCGCACCGCCAGCGGCCGCGCGCAGTTCGTCCCACATGCGGTGGACACCGACACGCCAATCCACCGCGCCCGCACGCTCCACGGCGAACGCTTGATGGTGCTGATGACGGCGCGTTCGCACGACCAGTACAACACCACCATTTACGGCATGGACGACCGCTATCGTGGCGTCTACGGCCTGCGCCGCGTGGTGTTCATCAACAAGGATGACCTGGCCATGCTGGGCCTGAAGAACGGCGAATACGTCGACATGGTCAGCGCATGGGACGACAACGTCACGCGCCGCGCCGAACGTTTCCTGCTGGTGGAATACGACATTCCGCGCGGCTGCCTCGGTGCCTACTTCCCTGAAACCAATGGCCTGGTGCCGCTGCACAGCACCGCCGACGGCGCTGGCACGCCGACCTCCAAATCGATCCCGGTGCTGCTGGAACGCTCGGCGCATGAGGGCTAG
- a CDS encoding helix-turn-helix domain-containing protein, which produces MDDEVMTVLAGVLEALWRIEAEWPDKPCSLAKLSKQVQRPMSVLRRQLTMLEEAGLLSMALDDGGITGTVALSAAGRQLAADIFR; this is translated from the coding sequence ATGGATGACGAAGTGATGACTGTGCTGGCCGGCGTGCTGGAGGCGCTGTGGCGCATCGAGGCCGAGTGGCCGGACAAACCTTGTTCGCTGGCCAAGCTGAGCAAACAGGTGCAGCGGCCGATGAGCGTGCTGCGCCGCCAGCTGACCATGCTGGAGGAGGCGGGGCTGCTCAGCATGGCGCTGGACGATGGCGGCATCACCGGCACGGTGGCGCTGAGCGCGGCCGGGCGCCAGCTGGCGGCCGATATCTTCCGGTAA
- a CDS encoding sensor histidine kinase, with amino-acid sequence MRARWRFAKTFASTVVLWTAISALGALQTYSDNLRGGLGSHYPTLFVTWFIEYAVPLIVLSTGLSLALTRWPTLIGGPRNVVVLLAGLVMVFQPAQWLYMAWLRGYLRIASVDDLWRLMMKMLLVGWFSTSATFAAILAIHYWRHARERELALQEQRMLALRAQLEPHFLFNALNAIAALVRDGDKKLALGGISGLSDLLRYALAASASNTSTTVAAELQFVRDYLDLQRLRYGDRLRVHIEGDSDLLHDIECPPLLLQPLVENALRHDLDCREGQAISR; translated from the coding sequence ATGAGGGCTAGATGGCGCTTCGCCAAAACCTTCGCCTCCACGGTGGTGCTGTGGACTGCGATCAGCGCGCTGGGGGCGCTGCAAACCTATAGCGACAATCTGCGCGGCGGCTTGGGCAGCCATTACCCAACGCTGTTCGTCACCTGGTTCATCGAGTACGCGGTACCGCTGATCGTCTTAAGCACGGGACTAAGCCTGGCGCTGACGCGCTGGCCGACGCTGATCGGAGGGCCGCGCAACGTGGTGGTGCTGCTGGCGGGTCTGGTAATGGTGTTCCAGCCGGCGCAGTGGCTGTACATGGCGTGGCTGCGCGGCTACCTGCGGATCGCCAGCGTGGACGACCTGTGGCGACTGATGATGAAGATGCTGCTGGTCGGCTGGTTCTCGACCAGCGCTACCTTTGCCGCCATCCTGGCCATTCATTACTGGCGCCACGCGCGCGAACGTGAACTGGCCTTGCAGGAGCAGCGCATGCTGGCCTTGCGCGCGCAGCTGGAACCGCATTTCCTGTTCAACGCGCTGAACGCCATCGCCGCACTGGTGCGCGATGGCGACAAGAAGCTGGCCCTGGGCGGCATCAGCGGCTTAAGCGATCTGCTGCGCTATGCGCTGGCCGCCAGCGCCAGCAACACGTCCACCACCGTCGCCGCCGAACTGCAGTTCGTGCGCGATTACCTCGACCTGCAACGGCTGCGCTACGGCGACCGGCTGCGCGTGCACATCGAGGGCGACAGCGATCTGCTGCACGATATCGAATGCCCGCCGCTGCTCTTGCAACCGCTGGTGGAAAACGCGTTGCGCCACGACCTCGATTGCCGCGAGGGCCAAGCGATATCACGCTGA